Below is a window of Mycolicibacterium chitae DNA.
GCGTCGCAGCAGCTTGCCGGTGGCGTTGGTGGGCAGTTCGGCCCGGAAGACCACCCGGTCCGGGGTCCGCGAGCCCCGCAGGTGCTTGCGGACGTGGGCGCGCAGTTCCTCGGGATCCGGGTCAACGCCGGCGGCCGGCACCACCACGGCCACGATGGCCTGGCCCCACTGTGGATCCTCGACGCCGACGACGGCCACCTCGTGGACGTGATCGTGCTCGATGAGCACATCCTCGAGTTCGGCGGGGGCGATGTTCTCCCCGCCGCGAATGATGGTGTCGTCGGAGCGGCCCGTGATGAACAGGTAACCGTCCTCGTCGAGGGTGGCGATGTCCTTGGTGGGGAACCAGCCCTGCTCGTCGAGCACCGAGCCGATGCCGGTGTACTTGCCCGAGACCTGCTCGCCGCGGACGAACAACTCGCCGGGCTCGCCCGGCCCCAGCACGGTGCCGTCCTCGCTGCGGATCTGCACCTCGATACCGGGCACAGGCTGCCCGACCGAACCGAGGCGCTTGGCCACCGCCTCGTCGGGGTTGCCGTGCGCCTCGCGGTGATCGTCGGGGGTCAGCACCGCAATCGTCGAGGACGTCTCGGTCAGGCCGTAGGCGTTGACGAACCCGACGTGCGGCAGCAGACCGAGGGCCTTGCGCACCAGCGGCAGGCCCACCTTGGAGCCGCCGTAGGCGAGGTTGCGCAGCGTGGGCAGCGGATGGTCGCCGGCCTCGAGCACGGTGACGATCCGGTCGAGCATGGTCGGCACCACCGTCGCCGACGTGACGCCCTCCTCGCCCACCAGCCGCACCCATTCGGCGGCGTCAAAGTTGGGCAGGTACACCATCTTTCGCCCGGCGTACAGGTTCGACAGCGCGGCCGACACCCCGGCGATGTGGTAGGGCGGCACGCAGATCAGCGCGGCGTCGTCCGGTTCGGCGGCGCCGAACTCGACGGTGCCGGTGATGTAGGACGTCAGGTTGTTGTGCGAGAGCTCGACGGCCTTGGGCGCCGAGGTGGTGCCCGAGGTGAACAGCACGACGCCGACGTCGTCGGGATCGGCGAACTCGGCGACCGCCTCGGCGGACTTGGCCGCCGCCAGGAACTCGGCGGACTCCATGGTCGCCGCGCCGGCGTCGCCCACCATGTCGCGGTAGCGCTCGTCGACGATCACCAGCGGCTTGGGCAGCCGCTCGATGAGCGCCTGGATGCCCTCGGCCGACAGCCGGTAGTTGATCGGCGTGAAGGTCCGCGCGGCCCGGGCCGAGGCGAACAACAGCAGCGGCAGCAGCGCGCCGCCGGTGCCCACGTACACCACATGCTCGGCGCCGCTACCGGCGATGACGCCCGCGCCGCCGTCGGCGAGGTCGGACAATTCCTGGGTGGTCAGGCGGGTTTCCTCGGACACCACGGCCACGCGGTCCGGGTCTCCGGACAGCGCCATCTCGAGCAGCAGCGAGATACTCATCGGGACCGTCCGGGAGCGGCGTTATCATAATCGAAGAACATGATTCTCCGATTAAACCACAGCGCGACATAGTGGCAGCAGGACAACCGCCTCAGGCGGCTCGGCGCCAACGGGCGCAGACGAAATCCCCGTTGACCCCGGACTCCACCAAAGCCCATTCCGAGCGCAGTGGCAAGACCCTGGCGCCCGCGCCCAGGCTGCACGGGGCGTAGCTGACGATCATCTCGTCCACCAGACCGGCGGCGACGAACTGCGCGGCGGCCTCGCCGCCACCGATCACCCAGACGTCCTTGCCGGCGGCGGCCTCGACCAGCGTGGGGTGCAATCCGGCGGCGTCACCGGCGAAGGTCCGGACGGGATGGTCGGGCGCGACGATCTCGGGCCGGTGCGTCAGCACCCACGCCGGCTGGCTGTACATCCACTCCCCCGGCTGATTGCGGACGATCCACTCGTAGGTGCTCGCCCCCATCACCACGGCGCCGACCGCGGCGATGAACTCGTCGTAGCCGAACGGCCCGGCCTGGTCGATGGCTCGGGAGGTCAGCCAGTCCAGGCTGTCG
It encodes the following:
- a CDS encoding dihydrofolate reductase family protein — protein: MATVYYTAASLDGFVVDTDDSLDWLTSRAIDQAGPFGYDEFIAAVGAVVMGASTYEWIVRNQPGEWMYSQPAWVLTHRPEIVAPDHPVRTFAGDAAGLHPTLVEAAAGKDVWVIGGGEAAAQFVAAGLVDEMIVSYAPCSLGAGARVLPLRSEWALVESGVNGDFVCARWRRAA
- a CDS encoding class I adenylate-forming enzyme family protein, producing MSISLLLEMALSGDPDRVAVVSEETRLTTQELSDLADGGAGVIAGSGAEHVVYVGTGGALLPLLLFASARAARTFTPINYRLSAEGIQALIERLPKPLVIVDERYRDMVGDAGAATMESAEFLAAAKSAEAVAEFADPDDVGVVLFTSGTTSAPKAVELSHNNLTSYITGTVEFGAAEPDDAALICVPPYHIAGVSAALSNLYAGRKMVYLPNFDAAEWVRLVGEEGVTSATVVPTMLDRIVTVLEAGDHPLPTLRNLAYGGSKVGLPLVRKALGLLPHVGFVNAYGLTETSSTIAVLTPDDHREAHGNPDEAVAKRLGSVGQPVPGIEVQIRSEDGTVLGPGEPGELFVRGEQVSGKYTGIGSVLDEQGWFPTKDIATLDEDGYLFITGRSDDTIIRGGENIAPAELEDVLIEHDHVHEVAVVGVEDPQWGQAIVAVVVPAAGVDPDPEELRAHVRKHLRGSRTPDRVVFRAELPTNATGKLLRREIVASLNDTATQPQG